The Oncorhynchus masou masou isolate Uvic2021 chromosome 6, UVic_Omas_1.1, whole genome shotgun sequence genome has a window encoding:
- the LOC135541827 gene encoding carboxy-terminal domain RNA polymerase II polypeptide A small phosphatase 2-like: MESSIITQVQKEDSQLPSKTGQVNQSSPKKPRSRNIFKALFCCLRAQDAPQPPPPAQDTLLPPEDNGTIDKLDLLQNLRYQFHQVPGTSLLPEVTPQDEGKICVVIDLDETLVHSSFKPISNADFIVPVEIEGTTHQVYVLKRPHVDQFLQRMGELFECVLFTASLAKYADPVTDLLDQCGVFGTRLFRESCVFHQGCYVKDLSRLGRQLNKTLILDNSPASYIFHPENAVPVVSWFDDLEDTELLSLLPVFEELSEADDVYAKLQQLRAP, encoded by the exons ATGGAAAGTTCTATTATCACTCAAGTGCAGAAAGAAGATAGTCAACTGCCGTCCAAGACAG GCCAGGTGAACCAATCTTCCCCAAAGAAGCCTCGGAGCCGGAATATCTTCAAAGCGCTTTTCTGTTGCCTCCGAGCACAGGATGCCCCTCAGCCTCCACCCCCTGCCCAGGATACTCTACTCCCTCCTGAGGACAATGGGACGATCGACAAG CTTGATCTACTTCAAAACCTTCGCTACCAGTTTCATCAA GTTCCAGGGACAAGTCTACTGCCCGAGGTAACCCCTCAGGATGAGGGCAAGATCTGTGTGGTCATTGACCTGGATGAGACATTGGTGCACAGCTCCTTCAAG CCCATCAGTAATGCTGACTTCATTGTACCTGTGGAGATTGAAGGAACAACACACCAG GTTTACGTCCTGAAGAGGCCACATGTAGACCAGTTCCTCCAGAGGATGGGAGAGCTGTTTGAGTGTGTTCTCTTCACTGCAAGTCTTGCAAAG TATGCAGACCCAGTGACAGACCTGCTGGATCAGTGTGGTGTGTTCGGGACGCGTCTCTTTCGGGAGTCCTGTGTGTTCCACCAGGGCTGCTACGTCAAGGACCTGAGCCGCCTGGGCCGCCAGCTCAACAAGACCCTTATCCTTGACAACTCTCCCGCCTCTTACATCTTCCATCCTGAGAATGCT GTGCCTGTGGTGTCCTGGTTTGACGACCTGGAGGACACTGAGCTGCTGAGCCTCCTACCCGTCTTTGAGGAGCTGAGTGAGGCGGACGACGTCTATGCCAAGCTGCAGCAGCTACGAGCCCCCTGA